In Plantibacter sp. PA-3-X8, one DNA window encodes the following:
- a CDS encoding ScbR family autoregulator-binding transcription factor, translating to MPGTRRTPTQERGQVTQDAIVEGAATVFDRIGYGNASLSMIAQASGISQGSMYFHFKSKEQIALAVIHEQHDRSMPLMARVSEQYDGVLERLIRVSRAIVDQLENDPVVRAGIRLTLDEGSLSQPAGAFYEDWISGTAAQLDVALQAGDLVSSMSAPDLARTLIGFFTGVQLTAQATVGRSDIAASVDRMWRLAIDAIVPEARRSAATSVREDAFGV from the coding sequence ATGCCGGGGACGCGACGAACGCCCACCCAGGAGCGCGGACAGGTGACGCAGGACGCGATCGTCGAGGGTGCCGCGACCGTCTTCGACCGCATCGGCTACGGGAACGCCAGTCTGTCGATGATCGCGCAGGCGTCCGGGATCTCGCAGGGCTCCATGTACTTCCACTTCAAATCGAAGGAACAGATCGCCCTCGCGGTGATCCACGAGCAGCACGACCGGTCGATGCCGCTCATGGCAAGGGTGTCGGAACAGTACGACGGGGTCCTCGAACGGCTCATCCGGGTTTCGCGCGCCATCGTCGACCAACTCGAGAACGACCCGGTGGTCCGGGCCGGGATCAGACTGACGCTCGATGAGGGTTCGCTGAGCCAACCGGCCGGCGCGTTCTACGAGGACTGGATCTCGGGGACGGCCGCTCAGCTCGACGTGGCGCTGCAAGCCGGGGATCTGGTGAGTTCGATGTCGGCGCCGGACTTGGCCCGCACGCTGATCGGATTCTTCACCGGTGTCCAGCTCACCGCCCAGGCGACGGTCGGGCGCTCGGACATCGCAGCGTCGGTGGACCGCATGTGGCGGCTCGCGATCGACGCCATCGTCCCCGAGGCGCGGCGGTCAGCGGCGACGAGCGTCCGGGAGGACGCCTTCGGGGTTTAG
- a CDS encoding DUF2200 domain-containing protein, whose amino-acid sequence MAGHRIFTTSFASVYPLYVAKAERKGHTKDEVDQVITWLTGYDDAAIERVLADDTDFETFFAEAPAMHPNASLITGLICGIRVEEIEDPLMQRIRQLDKLVDEVAKGKKMTSILRTSA is encoded by the coding sequence ATGGCCGGACACCGCATCTTCACGACGAGCTTCGCCAGCGTGTACCCGCTCTACGTCGCGAAGGCGGAGCGGAAGGGCCACACGAAGGACGAGGTGGACCAGGTCATCACCTGGCTCACGGGCTACGACGACGCCGCGATCGAACGGGTGCTCGCCGACGATACCGACTTCGAGACCTTCTTCGCCGAAGCGCCGGCGATGCACCCCAACGCGTCGCTCATTACGGGGCTCATCTGCGGCATCCGCGTCGAGGAGATCGAGGATCCCCTGATGCAGCGCATCCGTCAGCTCGACAAGCTCGTGGACGAGGTCGCGAAGGGGAAGAAGATGACGTCGATCCTCCGCACCTCCGCCTGA
- a CDS encoding CPBP family intramembrane glutamic endopeptidase codes for MTNPGQHPQTPSPSPSPSPSTAPASTPVDPAVPQRQLVTYDHALRAAPAWWRGALALLLLVVGFLILSIVLGGIALIVDVATGAYTLDDVANGLMTLTPVTMLANNLSLAALIPVSMLIQWALFGVRPRWLSSVEGRFRWRWFGRLALIIVPVWIVYVGASVLLSPLEPIVVDGTMIAMLAVVILTTPLQSAGEEYGARGLIQRSVGSWFSRPITAFLVGTVVSGAVFASVHFAGDPWLIAYYFVFGASMSFAARGTGGLEAPVLIHATNNVLLLVPTALMSQTDQVFERGEGAGGPFMLIPMALCVAAAVVSTWWGRRNGVTATAPLPPSRVTKQRGTPPAAMAAPVATPTQLPTTPQDPSAAPPR; via the coding sequence ATGACGAATCCTGGACAGCACCCGCAGACGCCTTCGCCATCGCCATCACCATCACCCTCGACGGCACCAGCCTCGACGCCCGTCGATCCAGCCGTGCCCCAGCGGCAGCTCGTGACCTACGACCACGCCCTCCGCGCCGCACCGGCCTGGTGGCGCGGCGCCCTCGCACTCCTCCTCCTCGTCGTCGGGTTCCTGATCCTCTCGATCGTTCTCGGCGGCATCGCGCTCATCGTGGACGTGGCCACCGGGGCCTACACACTCGACGACGTCGCGAACGGCCTCATGACGCTGACGCCGGTGACGATGCTCGCGAACAACTTGTCGCTCGCCGCGCTCATCCCGGTGTCGATGCTCATCCAGTGGGCGCTCTTCGGCGTCCGGCCGCGGTGGCTGTCCTCGGTGGAGGGTCGCTTCCGCTGGCGCTGGTTCGGGCGTCTCGCGCTCATCATCGTCCCGGTGTGGATCGTGTACGTCGGAGCGTCCGTCCTGCTCTCGCCGCTCGAGCCCATCGTCGTCGACGGCACCATGATCGCGATGCTCGCCGTCGTGATCCTCACGACGCCGCTGCAGTCGGCGGGCGAGGAGTACGGGGCGCGCGGCCTCATCCAACGTTCCGTCGGATCCTGGTTCAGTCGACCGATCACGGCGTTCCTCGTCGGCACGGTCGTCTCCGGCGCGGTCTTCGCCTCGGTGCACTTCGCCGGCGACCCCTGGCTCATAGCCTACTACTTCGTGTTCGGCGCCTCGATGTCCTTCGCCGCCCGCGGAACCGGTGGCCTCGAGGCTCCGGTGCTCATCCACGCGACGAACAACGTCCTCCTCCTCGTCCCCACGGCCCTCATGTCGCAGACCGACCAGGTCTTCGAGCGAGGCGAGGGTGCCGGCGGACCGTTCATGCTCATCCCGATGGCGCTCTGCGTCGCCGCAGCCGTCGTGAGCACCTGGTGGGGGCGCAGGAACGGCGTGACCGCGACGGCTCCGCTGCCGCCGAGCCGGGTGACGAAGCAGCGGGGGACGCCGCCGGCCGCCATGGCCGCTCCGGTGGCTACACCGACGCAGCTGCCGACGACCCCGCAGGATCCGTCGGCGGCTCCACCGCGATGA
- the pstB gene encoding phosphate ABC transporter ATP-binding protein PstB encodes MSKSIEVNDLNVFYGSFMAVEGVSLQIQPRTVTAFIGPSGCGKSTFLRTLNRMHEVIPGARVEGEVLIDGNNLYGPGVDPVLVRRQVGMVFQRPNPFPTMSIKENVLAGVKLNNRKMSKSDQDALVERSLQGANLWNEVKDRLDKPGSGLSGGQQQRLCIARAIAVSPDVVLMDEPCSALDPISTLAIEDLIEELKQEYTIVIVTHNMQQASRVSDKTAFFNIAGTGKPGKLIEYDDTTTMFSKPSVQATEDYVSGRFG; translated from the coding sequence GTGTCCAAGAGCATCGAAGTCAACGACCTCAACGTCTTCTACGGCAGCTTCATGGCTGTCGAGGGCGTCTCCCTCCAGATCCAGCCCCGCACGGTCACCGCCTTCATCGGCCCCTCCGGCTGCGGCAAGTCCACCTTCCTCCGCACCCTGAACCGCATGCACGAGGTCATCCCCGGCGCACGAGTCGAGGGCGAGGTCCTGATCGACGGCAACAACCTCTACGGCCCGGGTGTCGACCCGGTCCTCGTCCGTCGTCAGGTCGGCATGGTCTTCCAGCGCCCGAACCCGTTCCCGACGATGAGCATCAAGGAGAACGTCCTCGCGGGCGTCAAGCTCAACAACCGCAAGATGTCGAAGTCCGACCAGGACGCGCTCGTCGAGCGCTCGCTTCAGGGCGCCAACCTCTGGAACGAGGTGAAGGACCGCCTCGACAAGCCGGGCTCCGGTCTCTCCGGTGGTCAGCAGCAGCGTCTCTGCATCGCCCGCGCCATCGCCGTCTCCCCCGACGTCGTGCTGATGGACGAGCCGTGCTCGGCCCTCGACCCGATCTCCACGCTCGCCATCGAAGACCTCATCGAGGAACTCAAGCAGGAGTACACGATCGTGATCGTGACGCACAACATGCAGCAGGCGAGCCGCGTCAGCGACAAGACCGCGTTCTTCAACATCGCGGGAACCGGCAAGCCGGGCAAGCTCATCGAGTACGACGACACCACGACGATGTTCTCGAAGCCGTCCGTCCAGGCGACCGAGGACTACGTCTCTGGTCGCTTCGGTTGA
- a CDS encoding TetR/AcrR family transcriptional regulator yields MTQLETPPAAPKLGRKRDHTRDAEILDAALDVLADTGYAGMTVDMVAARAKAGKATLYRRWASKSELVIDAVACMKQIDPDFSKLPDTGSLRGDLVAMIKAPSIAEGERKMRVFAGVMSMISDAPELTESIHAAIVEPRMAVNRFLLQRAIDRGEIRADADVETLALISQAMVSYRVLMLREPVTRDFLVSVIDGVIIPAVRK; encoded by the coding sequence ATGACGCAGCTCGAGACCCCACCCGCAGCGCCGAAGCTCGGCCGGAAGCGCGACCACACGCGGGACGCTGAGATCCTCGACGCCGCGCTCGACGTCCTCGCCGACACGGGCTACGCCGGGATGACGGTCGACATGGTCGCCGCGCGGGCGAAGGCCGGCAAGGCGACGCTCTACCGCCGATGGGCGTCGAAGTCCGAACTCGTGATCGACGCGGTCGCCTGCATGAAGCAGATCGATCCCGACTTCTCGAAGCTGCCCGACACCGGTTCACTCCGCGGCGACCTCGTCGCGATGATCAAGGCGCCATCCATCGCCGAGGGCGAGCGCAAGATGCGCGTGTTCGCCGGCGTGATGTCGATGATCTCGGATGCCCCGGAGCTCACCGAGTCCATCCATGCGGCGATCGTGGAGCCGCGCATGGCGGTCAACCGCTTCCTGTTGCAGCGCGCGATCGACCGCGGTGAGATCCGCGCGGACGCCGATGTGGAGACCCTTGCGCTGATCAGCCAGGCGATGGTGAGCTATCGCGTGCTCATGCTGCGGGAGCCGGTGACGCGTGACTTCCTCGTGTCGGTGATCGACGGCGTCATCATCCCGGCCGTCCGGAAGTAG
- the sigK gene encoding ECF RNA polymerase sigma factor SigK, whose amino-acid sequence MTAALYTQTRPRVGVAQTAGVREKLRLVTTGPEADAAPQVSLANVLDALLIRVAGGDQVAFSELYDHIAPRVLGLVKRVLVDHAQSEEVTQEVFLEVWQNAQKFEAGKGTATTWVLTMAHRRAIDRVRASQAGRDRDLKIGIRDFDERVDNVQETVEIRIEHERVKRAFVRLSELQREAVSLAYYGGYSHSEISNLLGVPIGTVKTRLRDGMIRLRDELGVRT is encoded by the coding sequence ATGACCGCCGCACTGTACACGCAGACCCGACCTCGGGTGGGCGTCGCGCAAACGGCCGGTGTCCGTGAGAAGCTAAGACTTGTGACCACGGGACCGGAAGCCGACGCTGCACCGCAGGTGTCTTTGGCGAACGTGCTCGACGCGCTGCTCATCCGCGTGGCCGGCGGCGACCAGGTCGCGTTCAGCGAGCTGTACGACCACATCGCGCCGCGGGTCCTCGGACTCGTCAAGCGTGTGCTCGTCGACCACGCGCAGTCCGAAGAGGTCACCCAGGAGGTGTTCCTCGAGGTCTGGCAGAACGCCCAGAAGTTCGAGGCGGGCAAGGGCACGGCCACGACCTGGGTGCTCACCATGGCCCACCGTCGTGCGATCGACCGCGTGCGCGCCTCACAGGCCGGACGCGACCGCGATCTCAAGATCGGCATCCGCGACTTCGATGAGCGTGTCGACAACGTGCAGGAGACGGTCGAGATCCGGATCGAGCATGAACGCGTCAAGCGGGCCTTCGTCCGGTTGAGCGAGCTGCAACGCGAAGCTGTTTCTCTCGCCTACTACGGCGGCTACAGTCACAGCGAGATCTCGAACCTGCTCGGCGTGCCGATCGGTACGGTGAAGACCAGGTTGCGAGACGGAATGATCAGACTTCGAGACGAGTTGGGGGTGCGTACATGA
- a CDS encoding DNA-directed RNA polymerase subunit beta gives MTEGFHRPTKLPPSMLEAIQGGLDPEAVSRITHETAVALLTRVRADPDPAVVDRLVTYTDEHGIDAIAELWSHASPRSLPGALWRIYLLRLLIRQDPVGTSFSFQRGTELITTVDPVIAGAAEPTGPEEIIVLADQILRGLYTGDFAIALERAASFCRINAVGCTSLANDRDALDPADAARLTTKAARFSTIAEELAGCARLWRTDSLD, from the coding sequence ATGACCGAGGGATTCCATCGTCCGACGAAGCTTCCGCCGTCGATGCTCGAAGCGATCCAGGGCGGTCTCGACCCGGAAGCCGTCTCGAGGATCACCCATGAGACGGCCGTCGCACTCCTCACCCGGGTGCGGGCGGATCCGGATCCTGCCGTGGTCGATCGCCTCGTGACCTACACGGACGAGCACGGGATCGACGCGATCGCCGAACTCTGGTCGCACGCCAGCCCGCGGAGTCTCCCAGGGGCGCTCTGGCGGATCTACCTACTGCGCCTGCTCATCAGGCAGGACCCGGTGGGCACGAGCTTCAGCTTCCAGCGGGGCACCGAGCTCATCACCACCGTCGACCCCGTGATCGCCGGCGCGGCCGAGCCGACCGGGCCGGAGGAGATCATCGTCCTCGCCGACCAGATCCTCCGTGGGCTGTACACCGGCGACTTCGCGATCGCCCTCGAGCGGGCGGCGTCCTTCTGCCGGATCAACGCGGTCGGCTGCACCTCCCTCGCGAACGACCGGGACGCGCTCGACCCCGCAGACGCCGCGAGACTCACCACGAAGGCCGCACGGTTCAGCACCATCGCCGAGGAGCTCGCCGGCTGCGCCCGACTGTGGCGCACCGACTCCCTGGACTGA
- the pstC gene encoding phosphate ABC transporter permease subunit PstC — MAVEALAARPKAKQRVGDRVFSTLSVVSGSLILVILAAVAIFLIVQAFPALMADSSSFTGAPTSFWAYVGPFVFGTIWAAILALAIAVPLSLGIALFITHYAPRRLAVALGYVIDLLAAVPSVVYGLWGALVLAPFVQPFFAWLSENLGWIPLFGGTVSGTGRTILTVALVLAVMIIPIITAISREIFLQTPKLHEEAALALGATRWEMIQMAVLPFGRPGIVSASMLGLGRALGETMAVALVLSPAAVYSFFLLTSSNPNTIAANIALNFPESFGIDVNKLIATGLILFIITFVVNFIARLIVNRRKEFSGAN; from the coding sequence ATGGCTGTCGAGGCCCTAGCTGCGAGACCCAAAGCCAAGCAACGAGTCGGCGACCGCGTCTTCTCGACGCTCTCCGTCGTCTCCGGATCACTCATCCTCGTCATCCTGGCGGCGGTCGCGATCTTCCTCATCGTCCAGGCGTTCCCGGCCCTCATGGCCGACTCCTCGTCGTTCACCGGTGCTCCGACGAGCTTCTGGGCCTACGTCGGCCCGTTCGTCTTCGGCACCATCTGGGCGGCCATCCTCGCCCTCGCGATCGCCGTGCCGCTCTCGCTCGGGATCGCCCTCTTCATCACCCACTACGCGCCGCGCCGACTCGCGGTCGCCCTCGGCTACGTCATCGACCTCCTGGCCGCCGTGCCGTCGGTCGTCTACGGCCTCTGGGGTGCGCTCGTCCTCGCGCCGTTCGTCCAGCCCTTCTTCGCCTGGCTGTCCGAGAACCTCGGCTGGATCCCGCTCTTCGGTGGCACGGTGTCCGGCACCGGTCGCACGATCCTCACCGTCGCCCTCGTGCTCGCGGTCATGATCATCCCGATCATCACGGCCATCTCCCGGGAGATCTTCCTCCAGACCCCGAAGCTCCACGAGGAGGCCGCGCTCGCGCTCGGCGCCACGCGCTGGGAGATGATCCAGATGGCGGTCCTGCCGTTCGGACGCCCAGGCATCGTGTCCGCCTCCATGCTCGGCCTCGGACGCGCCCTCGGCGAGACGATGGCCGTCGCGCTCGTGCTCTCCCCCGCCGCCGTCTACTCGTTCTTCCTGCTCACCTCGAGCAACCCGAACACCATCGCGGCGAACATCGCCCTGAACTTCCCCGAGTCCTTCGGCATCGACGTGAACAAGCTCATCGCCACCGGCCTGATCCTGTTCATCATCACCTTCGTGGTGAACTTCATCGCCAGACTCATCGTCAACCGTCGTAAAGAATTCTCGGGAGCGAACTGA
- the pstA gene encoding phosphate ABC transporter permease PstA gives MTATTDRRQASIATPFSNSLTAGKLPKFAPLTILAGSLIVSGVIFLLLQQSTADKSYNVPGAVVLGAALYAVTVYVSSLMVEGRRKAKDRLLTTLVTAAFVVALLPLVSVAITVISAGAARFDIEFFSLSMRNVVGEGGGALHAITGTLLITLATSVISIPIGILTAIYLVEYGRGKLSQGITFLVDVMTGIPSIVAGLFAFALLAIFFGPGVRLGIGGAIALSLLMIPVVVRSSEEMLKLVPNELREASYALGVPKWLTILKIVLPTSIAGIITGVTLAVARVIGETAPLLIIAGFTQSMNYNLFDGPMMTLPVFVYTQYANQGTDGAAYVDRAWTGALVLILIVMALNLIARLIAKIFAPKFGR, from the coding sequence ATGACCGCCACGACCGACCGCCGCCAGGCGTCCATCGCCACGCCGTTCTCCAACTCGCTCACCGCGGGCAAGCTGCCGAAGTTCGCGCCGCTCACGATCCTCGCGGGCAGCCTCATCGTCAGCGGTGTCATCTTCCTGCTGTTGCAGCAGTCGACGGCTGACAAGAGCTACAACGTCCCCGGAGCCGTCGTGCTCGGCGCCGCGCTCTACGCGGTGACGGTGTACGTCTCGTCACTCATGGTGGAGGGACGCCGGAAGGCCAAGGACCGTCTGCTCACCACCCTGGTGACCGCGGCCTTCGTCGTCGCCCTCCTGCCGCTCGTCTCGGTCGCCATCACGGTGATCTCGGCCGGCGCCGCCCGCTTCGACATCGAGTTCTTCTCCCTGTCGATGCGGAACGTCGTCGGTGAGGGCGGTGGAGCACTGCACGCCATCACCGGCACGCTGCTCATCACGCTGGCCACGTCGGTCATCTCCATCCCGATCGGGATCCTGACGGCGATCTACCTCGTCGAGTACGGTCGCGGCAAGCTCTCCCAGGGCATCACCTTCCTCGTCGACGTGATGACCGGTATCCCGTCCATCGTCGCCGGACTGTTCGCCTTCGCCCTGCTGGCGATCTTCTTCGGCCCGGGCGTCCGGCTCGGCATCGGCGGCGCCATCGCGCTGTCGCTGCTCATGATCCCCGTCGTGGTCCGCTCCAGCGAGGAGATGCTGAAGCTCGTGCCGAACGAGCTGCGTGAGGCCTCCTACGCGCTCGGTGTGCCGAAGTGGCTGACCATCCTGAAGATCGTCCTCCCCACCTCGATCGCCGGCATCATCACCGGCGTGACGCTCGCCGTCGCCCGCGTCATCGGTGAGACCGCGCCCCTCCTGATCATCGCCGGCTTCACCCAGAGCATGAACTACAACCTGTTCGACGGCCCGATGATGACCCTCCCCGTCTTCGTGTACACCCAGTACGCGAACCAGGGCACCGACGGGGCCGCCTACGTGGACCGCGCCTGGACCGGCGCACTCGTCCTCATCCTCATCGTCATGGCGCTGAACCTCATCGCCCGACTCATCGCCAAGATCTTCGCCCCCAAGTTCGGCCGCTAG
- a CDS encoding MFS transporter: MTSNLAAGTPAVSSRRWWTLVTVGLAQLMVVLDATVVNIAMPAAQADLGFSDGDRQWIVTAYSLAFGSLLLLGGRLSDLMGRKRAFIIGLVGFAIASALGGAADSFGTLVAARALQGVFAALLAPTALAMLTTTFTIPKERARAFGVFGAIAGAGGAVGLLLGGFLTEQFDWRWNLYINVVIAVVAIVGAALFIITPKTTGPRPKLDVPGTVLVSGALFSLVYGFANAETDGWDSPLSWAFLAAAAVLLVVFVLWQRRAAHPLLPLSIILDRNRGAAFISVMIAGAGMFGIFLFVTYYLQASLGYSPQQTGFAFLPMIAMLVLAAQLGTNLLVPRFGPKVMVPFGMTLGAIGMLLLTRLDLDSSYVGNVMPALMVLGFAMGSIMPASMQTATLGVDRAFAGVASATVNTSQQVGGSIGVALLNTLAASAATAYVTDNAPPTPEVLAQAAIQSYQTAYFWGAGFFAVGAVTAALLFRRRNQGLALHHAPEASAEPVLAH, encoded by the coding sequence ATGACTTCGAATCTCGCCGCCGGAACCCCGGCAGTCTCCTCACGCCGCTGGTGGACGCTCGTCACCGTCGGCCTCGCGCAACTCATGGTCGTGCTCGACGCCACCGTCGTGAACATCGCGATGCCCGCCGCACAGGCCGACCTCGGGTTCTCCGACGGCGATCGCCAGTGGATCGTCACCGCCTACTCCCTCGCCTTCGGCAGCCTGCTGCTGCTCGGCGGACGCCTGTCCGACCTCATGGGCCGGAAGCGGGCCTTCATCATCGGGCTCGTCGGGTTCGCGATCGCCTCGGCCCTCGGAGGCGCAGCGGACTCGTTCGGCACCCTCGTCGCCGCGCGGGCACTCCAGGGCGTCTTCGCCGCCCTCCTCGCGCCGACCGCGCTCGCGATGCTCACGACCACCTTCACGATCCCGAAGGAGCGCGCCCGCGCGTTCGGCGTCTTCGGTGCGATCGCCGGCGCAGGTGGCGCGGTCGGTCTCCTCCTCGGCGGATTCCTCACCGAGCAGTTCGACTGGCGCTGGAACCTGTACATCAACGTCGTGATCGCCGTGGTCGCCATCGTCGGGGCGGCCCTCTTCATCATCACCCCGAAGACGACCGGCCCCCGCCCCAAGCTCGACGTTCCGGGCACCGTCCTCGTCTCGGGTGCGTTGTTCAGCCTCGTCTACGGCTTCGCCAATGCCGAGACCGACGGGTGGGACTCGCCGCTCAGCTGGGCCTTCCTCGCCGCCGCAGCCGTGCTCCTCGTCGTGTTCGTCCTCTGGCAGCGCCGGGCCGCGCACCCGCTCCTCCCGTTGTCGATCATCCTCGACCGCAACCGCGGTGCCGCGTTCATCTCGGTCATGATCGCCGGAGCCGGGATGTTCGGCATCTTCCTCTTCGTCACCTACTACCTGCAGGCCTCGCTCGGGTACTCACCACAGCAGACGGGCTTCGCCTTCCTCCCGATGATCGCGATGCTCGTGCTCGCCGCGCAGCTGGGGACCAACCTCCTCGTCCCCCGCTTCGGGCCGAAGGTCATGGTGCCGTTCGGCATGACGCTCGGTGCGATCGGCATGCTCCTCCTCACCCGACTCGACCTCGACAGCTCCTATGTCGGCAACGTCATGCCCGCGCTCATGGTGCTCGGCTTCGCGATGGGATCGATCATGCCCGCCTCGATGCAGACCGCGACGCTCGGTGTCGACCGGGCGTTCGCCGGGGTCGCGTCGGCGACGGTCAACACGAGCCAGCAAGTCGGCGGGTCGATCGGTGTGGCGCTGCTCAACACCCTCGCGGCGAGCGCCGCCACGGCCTACGTGACCGACAACGCGCCGCCCACCCCCGAAGTGCTGGCGCAGGCTGCGATCCAGAGCTACCAGACCGCCTATTTCTGGGGCGCCGGGTTCTTCGCGGTCGGCGCCGTGACGGCGGCACTGCTGTTCCGCCGACGCAACCAGGGGCTCGCCCTGCACCACGCCCCGGAGGCGTCCGCGGAACCGGTGCTCGCGCACTGA
- a CDS encoding pyridoxal-phosphate dependent enzyme yields MSGPTPVDLADRLAVAIGLDAGDLLIKRDDLIGLGGGGNKARKLQITMGEALRSGADSVLTTGAPQSNHARLTAAAAARVGLRCVLVLQGDAPPRSLGNVLLDQLFGAHIVWSGDESAETVADHLQTAGSFGSISRIPFGGSSAASAKAYIDAAGELRNQVLDVRHVVVAVGSGGTMAGLVSGLGAEVVLGVDCGAVPDGRATVAGLLAAMGHGDQYPAESLRVDRSQIGAGYEHLTDGTRAALTLAAEREGLLLDPTYTGRACSGLVDAVARGDIRPGERTVFLHTGGLPGLFGHPAFAGPDADPPV; encoded by the coding sequence GTGTCAGGCCCGACCCCGGTCGATCTGGCGGACCGGCTCGCGGTCGCGATCGGCCTCGACGCGGGCGACCTGCTCATCAAACGCGACGATCTCATCGGGCTCGGCGGCGGCGGGAACAAAGCGCGGAAGCTGCAGATCACCATGGGCGAGGCGTTACGGTCCGGTGCGGACTCCGTCCTCACGACCGGCGCCCCACAGAGCAACCACGCCAGGTTGACGGCCGCCGCGGCCGCCCGCGTCGGCCTCCGGTGCGTGCTGGTCCTGCAGGGAGACGCACCGCCGAGGTCGCTCGGCAACGTCCTCCTCGATCAGCTGTTCGGCGCGCACATCGTCTGGTCCGGTGACGAGTCGGCGGAAACCGTCGCCGATCACCTCCAGACCGCCGGTTCCTTCGGATCGATCTCTCGCATCCCGTTCGGCGGGTCGAGCGCTGCCAGCGCGAAGGCGTACATCGACGCCGCCGGGGAACTCCGGAACCAGGTTCTGGACGTCCGTCACGTCGTGGTGGCGGTCGGTTCCGGCGGCACGATGGCGGGGCTCGTCTCCGGTCTCGGAGCGGAGGTCGTACTCGGAGTCGACTGCGGCGCCGTGCCGGACGGACGCGCGACCGTCGCTGGACTCCTCGCCGCCATGGGCCACGGCGACCAGTATCCCGCTGAGTCCCTCCGGGTCGATCGCTCGCAGATCGGCGCAGGGTACGAACATCTCACGGACGGCACCCGCGCTGCACTCACGCTCGCCGCGGAGCGTGAAGGACTGCTCCTCGACCCCACCTACACCGGTCGCGCATGCAGCGGGCTCGTCGATGCGGTCGCGCGTGGCGACATCCGTCCGGGCGAGCGGACGGTGTTCCTGCACACCGGTGGGTTGCCCGGACTGTTCGGTCACCCGGCGTTCGCCGGACCCGACGCAGACCCGCCGGTCTGA
- a CDS encoding anti-sigma factor domain-containing protein — translation MTERDDATDLAAGNALHTLTPREQERFDRLRAEHESVREEAAEFEETVAMLDLAAPPVQPSAALKNSLMAAIQNLPQLPADAPVEAPVAEVRALPTAVPEVDETPVSTPTATPVPAAATTPVAGAAERKAASRWRRSAVGMVVGAAAAVGLIFGGVGLANTFGGGSLTQTVALAEINAASDVQRAKVSMDDATATLVWSGELGKSALLVDGLGSLPSDKVYELWYIGEGGPVSAGTFSAANGTTWRVLDGAMSAGDKVGVTVEPQGGSKQPTTDPIMVIETA, via the coding sequence ATGACCGAGCGAGACGATGCAACAGACCTGGCAGCCGGAAACGCGCTGCACACCCTGACCCCGCGCGAGCAGGAGCGGTTCGACCGCCTGCGCGCCGAACACGAGTCCGTCCGCGAGGAAGCGGCGGAATTCGAGGAGACCGTCGCCATGCTCGACCTCGCAGCACCTCCCGTGCAGCCGTCGGCAGCGCTCAAGAACTCGCTCATGGCTGCGATCCAGAACCTGCCGCAGCTGCCCGCTGACGCCCCCGTCGAGGCTCCTGTCGCCGAGGTGCGGGCGCTTCCGACCGCGGTCCCAGAGGTCGACGAGACGCCGGTGTCGACACCGACCGCCACGCCGGTCCCCGCAGCAGCGACCACCCCGGTGGCCGGTGCGGCTGAGCGCAAGGCCGCCTCACGGTGGCGTCGCAGCGCCGTCGGCATGGTGGTCGGCGCCGCAGCAGCGGTCGGCCTCATCTTCGGTGGTGTCGGACTCGCGAACACCTTCGGTGGCGGATCCCTCACGCAGACGGTCGCGCTCGCGGAGATCAACGCGGCGTCCGACGTCCAGCGCGCCAAGGTGTCCATGGACGATGCGACGGCGACCCTCGTCTGGTCGGGCGAGCTCGGCAAGTCAGCCCTGCTCGTCGACGGACTCGGGTCCCTGCCGTCAGACAAGGTCTACGAACTCTGGTACATCGGCGAGGGAGGCCCGGTCTCGGCCGGCACCTTCTCCGCAGCGAACGGCACCACCTGGCGGGTCCTCGACGGCGCCATGAGCGCGGGCGACAAGGTCGGCGTGACGGTCGAGCCGCAGGGCGGCTCCAAGCAGCCCACCACCGACCCGATCATGGTCATCGAGACGGCGTAG